One Bos taurus isolate L1 Dominette 01449 registration number 42190680 breed Hereford chromosome 16, ARS-UCD2.0, whole genome shotgun sequence DNA window includes the following coding sequences:
- the TEDDM1 gene encoding transmembrane epididymal protein 1, protein MGTFIGHVYPGLFLLAYGLYQAVVVSKAVILSDSFPDPSLPPKNKGRWARLWKMSHRGLLKMLAGFGLMAYEISCVERGLTLMNRDLPPRFMYTKQWQHLTMFILLTLNGCIDIMSKNLLPQRCVPLEKGILVLTFYVLLLLLVSHVQDSVGVEMHVHSLLILVVLLLMLVFTAKLWAPDTFQLAVIETFLFQMMGSWLVQAGFILYKPVSGYPWEDDNISDIMFVTTFFCWHVMINALCLLGIYGVSSFWHRCYHPSWKLTGSREAPGYIYSRRPLYQLLQEVEQSEKDDQALLSKSSP, encoded by the coding sequence ATGGGAACCTTTATCGGTCACGTGTATCCAGGGTTGTTCCTACTCGCATACGGACTGTATCAAGCGGTAGTGGTCTCCAAAGCTGTGATACTCAGCGACTCTTTCCCGGATCCTTCTTTGCCTCCCAAGAATAAGGGGAGATGGGCCAGGCTGTGGAAAATGTCCCACAGAGGTTTGCTGAAGATGCTGGCCGGCTTTGGCTTGATGGCGTATGAGATCAGCTGTGTTGAGAGAGGATTGACGCTGATGAACAGGGACCTGCCACCAAGATTCATGTACACCAAACAGTGGCAGCACCTCACCATGTTCATCCTCCTCACCCTCAATGGCTGTATAGACATCATGAGCAAAAACTTGCTGCCCCAACGCTGTGTGCCCCTAGAGAAAGGGATCTTGGTGCTGACCTTTTATGTGCTCCTGCTGCTATTGGTGTCGCATGTCCAGGACTCTGTGGGGGTGGAGATGCATGTTCACTCTCTGCTCATCTTGGTGGTGTTGCTGCTGATGCTGGTGTTCACCGCCAAGCTGTGGGCTCCCGACACGTTTCAACTCGCTGTGATCGAGACCTTTCTGTTTCAGATGATGGGTTCCTGGCTGGTACAGGCAGGCTTCATTCTGTACAAACCAGTCTCTGGCTACCCGTGGGAGGATGATAACATTAGTGACATCATGTTTGTTACCACCTTCTTCTGTTGGCATGTGATGATCAATGCTTTGTGCCTGCTGGGTATCTATGGAGTGTCTTCCTTTTGGCATCGTTGCTACCATCCTAGCTGGAAGCTGACGGGGTCCAGAGAAGCTCCAGGTTACATATACTCCAGGAGACCCCTCTACCAATTGCTACAGGAAGTGGAGCAGTCAGAGAAAGATGACCAGGCTCTGCTTTCAAAGAGTTCACCCTGA
- the GLUL gene encoding glutamine synthetase, giving the protein MATSASSHLNKGIKQVYMALPQGDKVQAMYIWIDGTGEGLRCKTRTLDSEPKCIEELPEWNFDGSSTFQSEGSNSDMYLVPAAMFRDPFRKDPNKLVFCEVFKYNRKPAETNLRHTCKRIMDMVSNQRPWFGMEQEYTLMGTDGHPFGWPSNGFPGPQGPYYCGVGADKAYGRDIVEAHYRACLYAGIKIGGTNAEVMPAQWEFQIGPCEGIDMGDHLWVARFILHRVCEDFGVIATFDPKPIPGNWNGAGCHTNFSTKAMREENGLKYIEEAIEKLSKRHQYHIRAYDPKGGLDNARRLTGFHETSNINDFSAGVANRGASIRIPRTVGQEKKGYFEDRRPSANCDPFAVTEALIRTCLLNETGDEPFQYKN; this is encoded by the exons ATGGCCACCTCGGCGAGCTCCCACTTGAACAAAGGCATCAAGCAGGTGTACATGGCCCTACCTCAGGGTGATAAAGTCCAAGCTATGTACATCTGGATCGACGGTACTGGAGAAGGACTGCGCTGCAAGACCCGAACCTTGGATTCTGAACCCAAGTGTATAGAAG AGTTGCCCGAGTGGAATTTTGATGGCTCTAGTACTTTTCAGTCTGAAGGCTCCAACAGTGACATGTATCTTGTCCCCGCTGCCATGTTTCGGGACCCTTTCCGCAAGGACCCCAACAAGCTGGTGTTCTGTGAAGTCTTCAAGTACAACCGAAAGCCTGCAG AGACCAATTTAAGGCACACCTGTAAACGGATAATGGACATGGTGAGCAACCAGCGCCCCTGGTTTGGAATGGAGCAGGAATATACCCTCATGGGCACTGATGGGCACCCCTTTGGTTGGCCTTCCAATGGCTTTCCTGGGCCCCAAG GTCCCTACTACTGTGGTGTGGGAGCGGACAAGGCCTACGGCAGGGATATTGTGGAGGCTCACTACAGGGCCTGCTTGTACGCCGGCATCAAGATCGGGGGCACGAATGCCGAGGTCATGCCTGCACAG TGGGAATTCCAGATAGGACCCTGTGAAGGAATCGACATGGGCGATCATCTCTGGGTGGCCCGTTTCATCTTGCATCGTGTGTGTGAAGACTTCGGAGTGATCGCCACCTTTGATCCTAAGCCCATTCCTGGAAACTGGAATGGTGCTGGCTGCCACACCAACTTTAGCACCAAGGCCATGCGAGAGGAGAATGGTCTGAA GTACATTGAGGAGGCCATTGAGAAGCTAAGCAAGCGCCACCAGTACCACATCCGAGCCTACGATCCCAAGGGGGGCCTGGACAACGCCCGGCGCCTAACTGGGTTCCACGAAACCTCCAACATCAACGACTTCTCTGCCGGCGTGGCCAACCGTGGTGCTAGCATCCGCATCCCCCGGACTGTTGGCCAGGAGAAGAAGGGCTACTTCGAAGACCGTCGCCCATCTGCCAACTGTGACCCCTTCGCCGTGACCGAAGCCCTCATCCGCACATGTCTTCTGAATGAAACTGGCGACGAGCCCTTCCAGTACAAGAACTAA